The following are encoded together in the Echinicola jeungdonensis genome:
- a CDS encoding SusC/RagA family TonB-linked outer membrane protein, translating to MENRILRQIIMLSKYFVGAFIFQLFFTAVLMANTTNAQKSLSETVVTVQVENGGLEEIIGQLHQQSEFKFSFNQGKVDVRTIKLDLNKVDSPLVEVLKEISSKSNLKFVRVDNLIHITRKNPSELSAREENILVKVTGKVSGSDGGPLIGATVLEKGTSNGTVTDLDGKFSLNVSEDATLVISFLGYIAKELPVGDRTSFEIFLEPDVSSLQEVIVVGYGEQNKATLTGAVEQVDSKVFEDRAVTNPALSLQGQTPGLVVTRGSSRPGNEGLKLQIRGATSVNGGSPLIVIDGVPAVNDNAFYNMNPDDIESISILKDGAASIYGSRAANGVLLVTTKRGAVGDIKVNLTSNFRVNAIGIRPAVSGLRKYAEMNIEATDEDLAYAGTAWYWGWVDRETLVRMRDEGPGIYTTQYWGDIFLGEGNRFDDMYGTSYSNQTNLSVSGGSERSKYRVSAGFAENVGNLKPAYDGKEQYNLRLNHSYQISDRINIETGLSYFRSHVSGPSGGLGITSLAYDPPLFPAKNPYGQWYANFGVAGNRHSIANVIEGGREESYADQLKLSIAATFDITDDLNFRTTASLDKEFWDREKYKINIPMYTWFGEKAPESVNPNSSFEKIKRNISYGNYGGFLNYKKSLGSDHHLAMMVGSTAELRKTDELQGYRQGFEDNGIYNLNVASPENNVTNKGLASNWGFLSYLGRFNYNYKDKYLLELTGRRDGSSKFHPDYRWSNFGGASVGWVVTEEQFMQDVTILDFLKFKASYGEMGGQVGIGNHDYLSAVTLGSTIFGKSASLQTTAAVQGLTSLTRTWERIGVANYGAEFRLLNHRLTGSFDYFTKKNDGMLIAVNYPDLLGGEAPKTNSGVLEVKGWEAMLSWKSNLGDFKYNVSLNMSDTRNELVSMDGVNIYHAGLNKTIQGYPLDAYFLYQTDGFFANEAEVEAYYEQLNNGGEVPNSDNQSIRLRPGDTKKVNLDGDGIINGSGTTVDGDGDVKFMGDAAPHYTYGINLGFQFKGFDFGTFFQGVVNQNIVRTDGMAYPFVTVGNNQTTAYQGKTWTEENPNTSYPRLTFNTSRARWNWKNNDFMLQNNRYLRMKTLVFGYTFNDLKMGNYTMDRIRLYFSGNDLFEITSVKDGWDPEFGSSSNSSYPFNRTYSIGLNVTF from the coding sequence ATGGAAAATAGAATACTAAGGCAAATTATTATGCTTTCTAAATATTTTGTGGGTGCTTTCATTTTTCAGCTTTTTTTTACAGCTGTATTGATGGCAAACACAACAAATGCCCAAAAAAGCCTGAGCGAAACTGTGGTGACAGTACAAGTAGAGAACGGTGGGCTCGAAGAAATCATCGGGCAACTTCACCAGCAGAGTGAATTTAAGTTTAGTTTCAATCAAGGAAAGGTTGATGTTCGTACAATTAAACTTGACCTAAACAAGGTTGATTCCCCCCTAGTAGAAGTCCTTAAGGAGATTTCTTCAAAATCCAATTTAAAATTTGTAAGAGTGGACAATTTGATCCACATCACCCGCAAGAATCCCTCCGAACTTTCGGCAAGGGAGGAAAATATTCTTGTCAAAGTAACTGGAAAGGTTTCTGGTTCTGATGGTGGACCTCTAATAGGAGCAACTGTATTGGAAAAAGGTACTTCGAATGGAACAGTTACTGATTTAGATGGGAAATTTTCATTGAATGTGTCCGAGGATGCAACTTTGGTAATTTCATTCCTAGGGTACATTGCAAAGGAGTTACCTGTGGGAGACCGTACTTCATTTGAAATATTTCTAGAACCTGATGTATCAAGCCTGCAGGAGGTGATAGTCGTCGGTTATGGGGAACAAAACAAGGCAACCCTTACGGGAGCTGTCGAACAGGTAGACTCAAAAGTTTTTGAGGATAGAGCAGTTACTAATCCCGCCCTTTCCCTTCAGGGACAAACTCCTGGATTGGTAGTGACCCGTGGTTCTTCCAGGCCTGGCAACGAGGGTCTTAAATTGCAAATCAGGGGAGCTACATCTGTCAACGGAGGTTCACCATTGATCGTAATTGATGGGGTCCCGGCAGTGAATGATAATGCATTTTACAACATGAACCCTGATGATATTGAATCAATAAGTATACTAAAAGATGGGGCTGCCTCTATTTACGGATCTCGAGCTGCTAATGGGGTGTTATTGGTTACGACTAAGCGGGGTGCCGTTGGTGATATTAAAGTAAATTTAACTAGCAATTTTCGAGTGAATGCCATAGGTATACGACCTGCAGTTTCAGGTTTGAGAAAATATGCAGAAATGAATATAGAGGCTACCGATGAGGATTTGGCCTATGCCGGTACCGCATGGTATTGGGGCTGGGTAGACAGGGAAACGCTTGTCAGAATGCGGGATGAAGGGCCCGGGATATATACTACCCAATACTGGGGAGATATTTTCTTAGGGGAAGGTAATCGCTTTGATGATATGTACGGTACATCCTATTCAAATCAAACTAACTTGAGTGTTTCGGGAGGCTCCGAAAGGTCCAAATACCGGGTTTCTGCCGGCTTTGCTGAAAATGTAGGTAATCTTAAACCTGCTTATGACGGAAAGGAACAATATAACCTAAGGCTAAACCATAGTTATCAAATTTCAGATAGAATAAATATCGAAACAGGATTATCTTATTTTAGGTCTCATGTATCCGGTCCTTCGGGTGGCCTTGGAATTACCTCATTAGCTTATGACCCTCCATTGTTCCCGGCCAAAAATCCCTATGGCCAGTGGTATGCAAATTTTGGTGTTGCAGGAAACAGGCATTCTATTGCCAATGTCATTGAAGGTGGTCGCGAGGAGTCTTACGCAGATCAACTAAAATTATCCATAGCAGCTACTTTTGATATTACCGATGACCTGAATTTCAGGACAACGGCCAGCTTGGATAAGGAGTTCTGGGACCGGGAAAAATATAAGATCAATATCCCCATGTACACCTGGTTCGGGGAAAAGGCTCCTGAGTCTGTCAACCCTAATTCTTCATTCGAGAAAATAAAGCGGAACATTAGTTACGGAAACTATGGAGGCTTTTTAAATTATAAAAAGTCTCTTGGATCGGATCACCACCTAGCGATGATGGTGGGATCCACCGCCGAATTGAGAAAAACCGATGAATTGCAAGGGTATAGGCAGGGTTTTGAAGATAATGGCATTTATAATTTGAATGTGGCGTCCCCTGAAAATAACGTGACCAATAAAGGGCTGGCTTCCAACTGGGGATTCCTTTCGTATTTAGGACGATTCAATTACAACTATAAAGATAAATACCTCCTGGAGCTGACTGGCAGAAGAGATGGATCCTCAAAATTCCATCCTGATTACCGTTGGTCAAATTTCGGGGGAGCGTCTGTCGGCTGGGTAGTGACTGAAGAGCAATTTATGCAGGATGTTACCATACTGGATTTTCTTAAGTTCAAGGCCAGTTACGGTGAAATGGGAGGACAGGTTGGAATCGGAAACCATGACTATTTGTCTGCTGTAACCTTGGGTTCAACCATTTTTGGCAAAAGTGCTTCCCTACAGACCACCGCGGCCGTTCAGGGGCTTACCAGCCTTACTAGAACCTGGGAAAGGATAGGTGTGGCCAATTACGGAGCAGAATTCAGGCTTTTGAATCACAGGCTAACAGGGTCATTTGACTATTTTACCAAGAAGAACGATGGCATGTTAATCGCTGTGAACTATCCGGACCTGCTAGGTGGAGAAGCTCCGAAAACAAATAGTGGCGTCCTGGAAGTAAAAGGTTGGGAAGCAATGCTTTCCTGGAAATCAAATCTTGGCGATTTCAAATATAATGTATCCCTAAATATGAGTGATACAAGAAATGAATTGGTCAGTATGGATGGCGTTAATATTTATCATGCAGGCTTGAACAAAACCATACAAGGATATCCGTTGGACGCTTATTTCCTTTATCAAACAGATGGTTTTTTTGCTAATGAGGCTGAAGTGGAAGCTTATTATGAACAGCTTAATAATGGAGGAGAGGTCCCCAATTCCGATAACCAGTCCATACGGTTACGGCCTGGCGATACAAAAAAAGTTAATCTGGATGGTGATGGTATCATCAATGGTTCCGGAACTACCGTGGATGGAGACGGCGATGTTAAATTTATGGGAGATGCCGCCCCCCATTACACCTATGGTATTAATCTAGGTTTTCAATTCAAGGGCTTTGATTTTGGTACTTTCTTTCAGGGTGTGGTTAATCAAAACATCGTAAGAACTGATGGTATGGCCTATCCATTTGTCACTGTGGGCAATAACCAGACCACAGCCTATCAGGGGAAAACATGGACGGAGGAAAACCCAAACACATCCTATCCAAGATTGACCTTTAATACAAGCAGGGCCAGGTGGAACTGGAAAAACAATGACTTTATGTTGCAGAACAATCGCTATCTCAGGATGAAGACCTTAGTATTTGGCTACACTTTTAATGATCTGAAAATGGGTAATTATACCATGGACAGGATACGCCTGTATTTTTCTGGGAATGATTTGTTTGAAATCACAAGTGTAAAAGATGGTTGGGATCCTGAGTTTGGTTCAAGTAGCAATAGTTCCTATCCTTTTAACAGGACTTATTCTATTGGCTTAAATGTGACATTCTAA
- a CDS encoding RagB/SusD family nutrient uptake outer membrane protein: MKKFNYILMLIGILFSTACEDNFLDLERPDALSESSYFKTADHFRAAANGLYTSLWGWRWNGGNAQQLLLDRGSDLNGYGTGYGVGNIIPSNTDYVWTLSYKYIRESNIVLEKANEYTGDPEEIEEYVSAAKFFRAYHYFFMLQRFGGVPIITTVLDVNSPELLGKRNSRYELMFQVKNDLEDAIDGLPNEGSISSDDKGHISKEAAQSLLAKALLFEATWEKYVGTTTDGDGTSEGAGSVKPDEYPSMDEMFQQAADLSKEVMDSGSFELWNYNNELNNLTMYYLFNLEDAGSNPAGLDKSTNKEFILYSKYDKVLRQGGTNISHASYYSSINQKFQDMFLMVDGLPIDKSPLFQGYKSNYEQMYDRDYRLYAYTGGNEHEIKINPQTTHLEGGVNYWNRKFRSYNFPNYRESGTESSDFPIIRLAEVYLIYAEALYELNGAITDAQLDESLNKVRGRSGVAPLTNQLASDYDLNILEEIRRERAVELFQENNRFNDLRRWGIAEEALNAPTFGPIIEGTDYEDNPELYDPNAYQFGEAVKEFTGVGPRRAIVLIPESNKSWTRSNYLRPIPVEEINLNKNLLQNPGY; encoded by the coding sequence ATGAAAAAATTTAATTATATATTGATGCTGATTGGAATTTTGTTTTCAACGGCTTGTGAAGATAATTTTCTGGATTTAGAAAGACCGGACGCCTTGTCTGAATCATCTTACTTTAAGACAGCAGATCATTTCAGGGCTGCGGCCAATGGTTTATACACCAGTCTTTGGGGATGGAGATGGAATGGAGGTAATGCCCAGCAACTTCTTTTAGATAGAGGATCAGACTTAAATGGATATGGTACAGGGTATGGAGTAGGAAATATCATTCCAAGTAATACAGATTATGTGTGGACACTTTCCTATAAATACATAAGGGAATCCAATATAGTTTTGGAAAAGGCCAATGAATATACCGGAGACCCTGAGGAAATTGAGGAGTATGTATCGGCAGCTAAATTTTTTAGGGCGTACCATTATTTCTTTATGCTTCAAAGGTTCGGGGGCGTACCAATCATAACCACCGTACTTGATGTTAACTCTCCGGAACTTTTGGGAAAAAGGAATTCTCGGTACGAGTTGATGTTTCAGGTAAAAAACGACTTGGAGGATGCAATAGATGGATTGCCAAATGAAGGAAGTATTTCTTCCGACGATAAAGGCCATATAAGCAAGGAAGCAGCACAATCATTGCTGGCCAAAGCGCTTTTATTTGAAGCCACCTGGGAAAAATATGTTGGGACAACTACTGACGGAGATGGAACCTCCGAAGGCGCAGGGTCGGTAAAGCCTGACGAGTACCCTTCAATGGATGAAATGTTTCAACAGGCTGCGGACCTGTCGAAAGAAGTAATGGATAGTGGCAGTTTTGAGTTGTGGAACTACAACAATGAACTGAATAACTTAACCATGTATTACCTTTTTAACCTGGAAGATGCCGGATCCAACCCGGCCGGTTTGGATAAATCTACTAATAAGGAATTCATTTTGTATAGCAAATATGATAAGGTTCTGCGTCAGGGCGGAACTAACATTAGCCATGCCTCTTATTACTCTTCTATTAACCAGAAGTTTCAGGATATGTTCCTAATGGTAGATGGATTGCCTATCGACAAATCTCCTTTATTCCAGGGGTACAAGTCAAACTATGAGCAGATGTATGATCGTGATTATAGGTTATATGCATATACAGGCGGTAATGAACATGAAATAAAAATAAATCCACAAACGACGCATCTTGAAGGTGGAGTTAACTATTGGAACCGTAAGTTCAGGTCCTATAACTTTCCAAATTATAGAGAATCAGGTACAGAGTCTTCTGATTTTCCAATTATCAGGCTTGCAGAAGTTTATTTAATCTATGCCGAGGCCTTATATGAACTAAATGGGGCTATCACAGATGCCCAACTTGATGAATCCTTGAATAAAGTAAGGGGACGATCAGGTGTGGCTCCGTTAACGAACCAATTAGCTTCCGATTACGATTTAAATATTTTAGAGGAGATCAGAAGGGAACGTGCAGTGGAATTATTCCAGGAAAATAACCGGTTTAATGATTTGAGGCGATGGGGCATAGCTGAAGAAGCACTTAACGCACCAACTTTTGGGCCAATCATTGAAGGTACAGATTATGAGGACAATCCGGAACTGTATGATCCGAATGCTTATCAGTTTGGGGAGGCAGTAAAAGAGTTCACCGGTGTGGGACCTAGACGTGCGATTGTTCTTATCCCTGAATCTAACAAAAGCTGGACAAGATCAAACTATCTCAGACCTATACCAGTAGAGGAAATCAATTTGAATAAAAACCTCCTACAGAACCCGGGGTATTAA
- a CDS encoding IPT/TIG domain-containing protein — protein MKKNKLKYFTGLLALVLGIVLVTSCQPEYEPEIYTYPEFSITDFTPKAGLLGEPLTITGANFGDHVEAATISFNGVVVDEEDVVSYSDTEIVVNIPQEAVTGPIEIKIWTQNITTETFTVLPTPTIASIVSQGMEGEDVAAPGETVLITGENFYTDPGRVTIEFNGKPAEITSLESNSIEVIAPQGYTTGRVVASFDDYTLEGPFIAPTVETRIREVLFLTRSLTSHDIAVAEIINDYKDGNFFNVTILPKSVIEESDLGQLNKADVVIMGRNVPSNSYGGDTRAVWDNIERPVLSMNMYGLRNYPDRANWLNTTSISSGVDATLSAEILVDDPVFGDLSGTIDWWHGNYNIFPDDPSLAGNGILLAKSPAGSPLFIRWDANIEFYDGAGHSPKGIRTFFGCGSDGGGVIHYFEFSEPVKEVFFKELDRMARHD, from the coding sequence ATGAAAAAGAATAAACTAAAATATTTCACAGGCTTATTGGCTTTAGTGCTTGGCATTGTATTGGTAACTTCATGTCAGCCTGAGTATGAACCGGAGATATATACCTATCCTGAGTTTTCAATTACTGACTTTACTCCCAAAGCAGGTTTGTTGGGAGAGCCACTGACTATTACTGGAGCAAATTTTGGAGATCATGTTGAAGCCGCTACTATTTCCTTCAATGGAGTGGTGGTAGATGAAGAAGATGTCGTGAGTTACAGTGATACCGAGATAGTAGTCAATATTCCCCAAGAGGCGGTTACAGGTCCAATAGAAATAAAGATTTGGACACAAAATATCACTACTGAAACATTTACTGTTTTACCAACACCTACAATCGCGTCTATTGTCTCTCAAGGCATGGAAGGCGAGGATGTTGCCGCTCCCGGTGAAACTGTGCTCATAACAGGTGAAAACTTTTATACAGATCCTGGGAGAGTAACTATAGAATTCAATGGAAAACCAGCAGAAATTACATCATTAGAGAGCAACTCGATAGAAGTAATTGCACCTCAAGGCTATACCACAGGTAGAGTAGTTGCAAGTTTTGATGATTACACGCTAGAGGGACCTTTTATTGCCCCAACAGTTGAAACACGTATTCGAGAGGTACTTTTTCTTACCAGATCCCTCACCTCTCATGATATTGCTGTGGCTGAAATTATTAACGATTATAAAGATGGAAATTTCTTTAATGTTACCATATTGCCTAAATCTGTTATCGAGGAATCTGACTTAGGTCAATTAAACAAGGCTGATGTGGTGATCATGGGGCGTAATGTGCCAAGTAATTCTTATGGGGGAGATACCCGAGCAGTATGGGATAATATTGAACGTCCTGTTTTGAGTATGAACATGTATGGTTTAAGAAATTATCCTGATAGAGCAAATTGGCTGAATACAACTTCCATAAGCTCTGGTGTTGATGCTACCTTAAGCGCTGAAATTCTAGTTGACGACCCTGTTTTTGGTGATCTATCCGGAACGATTGATTGGTGGCATGGTAATTATAATATTTTTCCAGATGATCCGTCACTTGCAGGAAACGGAATACTATTGGCCAAAAGCCCTGCAGGTAGCCCTTTGTTTATCCGTTGGGATGCAAACATAGAATTTTATGATGGAGCAGGTCACTCGCCAAAAGGAATCCGTACGTTTTTTGGATGTGGTTCCGATGGAGGAGGTGTTATACATTATTTTGAGTTTTCAGAACCAGTTAAGGAGGTCTTTTTTAAGGAATTAGATCGTATGGCACGCCATGATTAA